From a single Rosa rugosa chromosome 7, drRosRugo1.1, whole genome shotgun sequence genomic region:
- the LOC133721533 gene encoding fructose-bisphosphate aldolase 1, cytoplasmic: protein MTAFKGKYHDELIANAAYIGTPGKGILAADESTGTIGKRFASINVENVEENRRALRELLFTAPGALQYLSGVILFEETLYQKTADGKPFVDVMKEGGVLPGIKVDKGVVELKGTDGETTTQGLDGLGARCAKYYEAGARFAKWRAVLKIGPNEPSQLSINENANGLARYAIICQENGLVPIVEPEILVDGPHSIDKCADVTERVLAACYKALNDHHVLLEGTLLKPNMVTPGSDAKKVAPEVIAEYTVRALQRTTPAAVPAVVFLSGGQSEEEATLNLNAMNKLKGKKPWTLSFSFGRALQASTLKAWSGKKENVKAAQEALLTRAKANSEATLGTYKGDAKLGEGAAESLHVKDYKY from the exons ATGACGGCCTTCAAGGGAAAGTACCATG ATGAGCTTATTGCCAATGCTGCCTACATTGGCACCCCTGGAAAGGGTATTCTTGCTGCTGATGAGTCAACTGGCACAATTGGCAAGCGTTTTGCCAGCATCAATGTTGAGAATGTTGAGGAAAACAGGCGTGCTCTTCGCGAACTCCTCTTCACTGCCCCCGGTGCCCTCCAATACCTTAGTGGAGTGATCCTTTTTGAGGAAACCCTCTACCAGAAGACAGCTGATG GCAAGCCTTTCGTTGATGTCATGAAGGAAGGTGGTGTTCTCCCTGGTATCAAGGTTGACAAGGGTGTTGTTGAGCTTAAAGGCACCGACGGTGAGACCACAACCCAGGGTTTGGATGGCCTTGGTGCCCGCTGCGCTAAGTACTATGAAGCTGGTGCCCGGTTTGCCAAATGGCGTGCTGTGCTCAAGATTGGTCCCAATGAGCCATCTCAGCTTTCAATCAACGAGAATGCCAATGGCTTGGCTCGTTATGCTATCATCTGCCAGGAGAATGGTTTGGTACCCATTGTTGAGCCTGAGATCCTTGTTGACGGACCCCACTCCATTGACAAGTGTGCTGATGTGACTGAGCGCGTCCTTGCTGCATGTTACAAGGCTCTCAATGACCACCACGTCCTTCTTGAAGGAACTCTCTTGAAGCCCAACATGGTGACTCCCGGATCTGATGCCAAGAAGGTTGCACCAGAAGTGATTGCTGAGTACACTGTCCGTGCCTTGCAGCGCACTACCCCTGCAGCTGTCCCTGCTGTGGTGTTCTTGTCTGGTGGACAGAGTGAGGAGGAGGCTACTCTCAACCTTAACGCCATGAACAAGCTCAAGGGAAAGAAGCCATGGACTCTTTCCTTCTCCTTCGGCCGTGCTCTTCAAGCCAGCACTCTCAAGGCTTGGtcaggaaagaaagaaaatgttaAGGCCGCACAGGAGGCTCTCCTCACAAGGGCCAAGGCCAACTCAGAGGCAACCTTGGGAACCTACAAGGGCGATGCCAAGCTCGGTGAGGGTGCTGCAGAGTCTCTTCATGTCAAGGACTACAAGTATTGA